The following are encoded in a window of Candidatus Poribacteria bacterium genomic DNA:
- a CDS encoding Gfo/Idh/MocA family oxidoreductase: MEKKIRWGILGPGGIAHKFASALEAIPDAEIIAVGSRDLQRADAFADTFDVPHRHGNYVELANNPEVDVVYVATPHPFHKACAMLCLEAGKAVLCEKPLTVDAKQAEALIACAREHKQFLMEAMWTRFIPVMVQVREWLADGVIGEPRMLTADFGNRVELTAENMKGRLFALELAGGAMLDIGVYTVSLASMVFGVPTRITSLAHIGETGVDEQAAVLLSYDAGQIASLSCAITTRTSQDARIFGTKGSIYIPNFSRATSLTLEVFGNEPVQIEIPFTDNGFEYQVLEVINCLRAGKLESDVMPLDESLSIIKTMDVARAQ; the protein is encoded by the coding sequence ATGGAAAAAAAGATAAGATGGGGTATACTCGGTCCTGGTGGTATTGCACATAAGTTCGCTTCTGCGTTGGAAGCGATTCCTGATGCGGAGATTATCGCTGTCGGTTCGCGCGACCTCCAGAGAGCTGATGCATTCGCAGATACGTTTGATGTTCCACATAGACACGGTAATTACGTTGAACTGGCGAATAATCCTGAAGTAGATGTTGTCTATGTTGCTACGCCGCATCCTTTCCATAAAGCGTGTGCGATGCTGTGTTTGGAAGCAGGAAAAGCGGTTTTATGTGAGAAACCGCTCACTGTGGATGCGAAGCAGGCTGAGGCGTTGATCGCGTGTGCACGCGAACATAAGCAATTCCTCATGGAAGCCATGTGGACCCGTTTCATCCCAGTAATGGTTCAGGTGCGGGAATGGCTGGCAGATGGTGTCATCGGTGAACCACGTATGTTAACTGCAGATTTCGGCAATCGTGTGGAATTAACTGCTGAGAATATGAAAGGTAGATTGTTTGCGCTGGAACTTGCGGGTGGTGCAATGTTAGACATTGGGGTCTATACTGTCTCTTTAGCGTCCATGGTGTTTGGCGTGCCAACGAGAATAACGAGTCTGGCACACATCGGCGAAACCGGTGTCGATGAACAAGCCGCCGTCCTACTCAGCTATGATGCGGGTCAAATCGCGAGTTTGTCGTGTGCAATCACGACGCGGACCTCACAGGATGCACGTATCTTCGGCACAAAAGGGTCAATATATATCCCGAACTTTTCACGAGCGACATCCCTAACACTTGAAGTCTTTGGGAACGAACCCGTACAGATTGAAATCCCATTCACCGACAACGGTTTTGAATACCAAGTCCTTGAGGTCATCAACTGTCTACGAGCAGGTAAACTCGAAAGCGATGTGATGCCGTTAGATGAATCTCTATCTATTATCAAAACTATGGATGTTGCCAGAGCACAATGA
- a CDS encoding glucuronate isomerase: MNANYTQTIATTEQLETAVLDAVETQSITDIHTHLFSPPFGELLLWGIDELLTYHYLIAEVFRKSDISYDQFWAMTKAEQADLIWQTLFIENSPVSEACRGVVTTLDTLGLDVGSRNLQDYRDYFADTTVEAFIDTVFERAKVSKVVMTNDPFDSAEAPVWQSGEIGDARFEAALRMDVLINTYQETGYEHLRGLGYDIDPNLSTEKTYKEVRRFLETWIQRMNPKYMAVSLPPDFQYPDDGVLGRLFDNCILPISREFNVPFALMIGVKRAVNPQLQMAGDGSGKADLTSLETLLRENPDNKFLVTLLSRENQHELCVIGRKFKNLMIFGCWWFMNNPSVIEEITRERIELLGLSVIPQHSDARILDQLVYKWKHSRGIIADVLVEKYQTLLDVGWTLTASEIKRDVNNLFGGNFDRFLNF, from the coding sequence ATGAACGCAAACTACACGCAGACAATTGCGACCACAGAACAGTTGGAAACCGCCGTTTTGGATGCTGTTGAGACGCAAAGCATCACAGATATTCACACGCACCTCTTTAGTCCACCCTTCGGTGAGTTGTTACTATGGGGCATTGATGAATTGCTGACCTACCACTACCTCATCGCTGAAGTCTTCCGTAAATCGGATATTTCGTACGATCAATTTTGGGCGATGACAAAGGCAGAACAGGCAGACCTCATCTGGCAGACGCTTTTCATTGAGAACTCGCCGGTGAGTGAGGCGTGCCGCGGGGTTGTTACGACTTTAGACACGTTGGGGTTGGATGTCGGTTCGCGCAATCTACAGGATTATCGCGACTACTTTGCGGATACAACCGTTGAGGCATTTATCGACACAGTTTTTGAGCGCGCAAAAGTCTCTAAAGTAGTGATGACAAACGACCCGTTTGATTCAGCAGAGGCACCGGTGTGGCAATCTGGCGAAATAGGAGATGCCCGCTTTGAAGCGGCACTTCGGATGGATGTCCTCATCAATACCTATCAGGAAACTGGTTACGAACACCTCCGAGGTCTTGGCTATGATATTGATCCGAATCTATCAACAGAGAAAACTTACAAAGAGGTACGCCGGTTTTTGGAGACGTGGATTCAGCGGATGAACCCGAAGTACATGGCGGTTTCTCTGCCACCGGATTTCCAATATCCAGATGATGGCGTTTTGGGGCGACTCTTTGACAACTGTATACTACCGATCTCCCGTGAATTCAATGTCCCGTTCGCGCTAATGATCGGTGTGAAACGCGCCGTTAATCCGCAACTCCAGATGGCAGGCGACGGGAGCGGAAAGGCGGATCTGACGAGTCTGGAGACGTTGCTCCGTGAAAATCCTGACAACAAGTTTCTCGTTACGCTCTTGTCCCGCGAGAACCAGCATGAGTTATGCGTCATCGGACGGAAATTCAAGAACCTGATGATATTCGGGTGTTGGTGGTTTATGAACAATCCAAGCGTGATTGAGGAGATCACACGTGAACGGATTGAACTGCTCGGTTTAAGCGTTATCCCGCAGCATTCAGATGCCCGCATCTTGGATCAACTCGTCTATAAGTGGAAGCACTCACGTGGGATTATTGCAGACGTTCTGGTAGAGAAATACCAGACGCTCCTTGATGTCGGATGGACACTTACTGCCTCAGAAATCAAACGGGATGTCAACAATCTTTTCGGCGGGAATTTCGATCGGTTCCTGAATTTTTAA
- a CDS encoding nucleotide pyrophosphohydrolase, whose translation MTIEAFQKQIEDIYYTRDAERGVPLTFTWFVEEVGELAKEIRKQPQDMERLREEFADVFAWLATLASLLDISLEDAAQIYAEGCPKCENTPCDC comes from the coding sequence ATGACAATTGAAGCGTTTCAGAAACAAATTGAAGATATCTATTACACGCGCGATGCCGAACGCGGTGTACCGCTAACCTTTACATGGTTCGTTGAAGAGGTCGGCGAATTGGCAAAGGAAATTCGCAAACAGCCGCAGGACATGGAACGGCTGCGAGAGGAATTCGCCGATGTTTTTGCATGGCTCGCTACATTAGCGAGCCTGCTCGATATTTCTTTAGAGGATGCGGCACAAATCTATGCAGAAGGTTGCCCGAAATGCGAAAACACTCCGTGTGATTGTTAG
- the gap gene encoding type I glyceraldehyde-3-phosphate dehydrogenase: MSTKVGINGFGRIGRNAFRAALQNPALDIEFVAINDLTNPETLAHLLQYDSVHGILSDDITATDNGLVVNGKEIQVLAERDPGSLPWGELGADVVIESTGFFTAREDAEKHITSGGAKKVVISAPAKGEDITIVIGVNDDKYDKSEHHVISNASCTTNCLAPVAKVLHETFGVESGLMTTIHAYTGDQRVHDFPHSDMRRARAATLSMIPTTTGAAVAVGKVLPELNGKLDGFAIRVPTPNVSVVDLTVDLKDRPDAEAVNAALKEAAEGNLEGILGYSELDLVSSDFNGNKLSSVLDGPFTKVIEDGLIKVLSWYDNEWGYSNRLVELVARTL, from the coding sequence ATGTCAACTAAAGTAGGTATAAATGGTTTTGGTCGGATTGGTCGGAACGCCTTTCGAGCGGCGTTGCAGAACCCTGCGTTAGATATAGAATTCGTGGCTATCAACGATTTGACGAACCCGGAGACGCTTGCGCATCTTCTGCAGTATGACTCTGTCCACGGTATCTTATCAGATGACATCACCGCGACAGATAACGGTTTGGTGGTCAACGGGAAAGAGATACAGGTGCTCGCCGAACGCGATCCGGGTAGTCTGCCGTGGGGTGAACTCGGTGCGGATGTCGTTATTGAGTCCACCGGTTTCTTTACGGCACGGGAAGACGCAGAAAAACATATCACATCTGGGGGCGCGAAAAAGGTGGTCATCTCCGCACCGGCGAAGGGTGAGGACATCACGATTGTTATCGGTGTAAATGACGATAAATACGATAAATCAGAACATCATGTTATCTCTAACGCCTCGTGTACGACGAACTGCCTTGCACCGGTAGCGAAGGTGTTGCACGAGACATTCGGGGTTGAGAGCGGATTAATGACGACTATTCATGCCTATACCGGCGACCAACGGGTTCACGATTTCCCGCATTCCGATATGCGCCGCGCCCGTGCAGCGACACTCTCCATGATCCCGACGACCACCGGTGCTGCTGTCGCCGTAGGGAAAGTCCTACCTGAATTGAACGGTAAACTTGATGGGTTTGCGATCCGTGTGCCGACACCGAATGTCTCTGTGGTTGACCTCACCGTTGATCTTAAGGATAGACCGGATGCCGAAGCAGTCAACGCTGCGTTGAAAGAAGCGGCAGAGGGCAATTTGGAGGGAATCCTCGGTTATTCCGAACTCGACCTCGTCTCATCGGATTTCAATGGGAACAAACTTTCCTCTGTTCTCGACGGTCCTTTCACCAAAGTGATTGAAGATGGGTTGATTAAAGTCCTTTCATGGTATGACAACGAGTGGGGTTACTCCAACCGTCTCGTCGAACTTGTTGCGCGGACACTCTAA
- the secG gene encoding preprotein translocase subunit SecG, which yields MEIIIGFVLFLFVPVCVVLTLIILLQDSKGEGLSSSAFGGAEMQSVLGGRGAATFLGKLTTWLAIAFMVISLFLMRFYGENIGGELTPIEQETTQEGTTEPADTTDEGTVETTTDEGSGGDTQDDSKTEIDGGTTDSTE from the coding sequence ATGGAAATTATCATCGGCTTTGTATTATTCCTTTTCGTGCCTGTCTGCGTTGTTTTGACGCTGATTATTTTATTACAGGACAGTAAAGGTGAAGGGCTTTCATCAAGCGCGTTTGGTGGCGCGGAGATGCAGTCCGTTCTTGGAGGACGCGGTGCCGCAACCTTTCTCGGTAAGCTGACGACATGGCTTGCGATCGCGTTCATGGTTATTTCGCTGTTCCTGATGCGTTTCTACGGCGAGAATATCGGCGGTGAACTCACACCGATTGAACAGGAAACGACACAAGAAGGGACAACTGAACCTGCTGATACTACAGATGAAGGGACCGTTGAAACCACAACAGATGAAGGCAGTGGCGGTGATACCCAAGATGACTCAAAGACAGAGATTGATGGCGGTACCACAGATAGCACAGAATAG
- a CDS encoding circularly permuted type 2 ATP-grasp protein: protein MQRADLKNWKTIGDSYHAAKSADLSHDEQIDEMLSWDRQINPHWHGFMQALDTLGLAEMESRHKEVQRLLRENGVTYVVHGEQQGHRPWELDPIPLIISNTDWDTISAGLTQRAELLNLILTDLYGERRLIKERLIPPEAVYAHAGFLRACVGLIPSGFPFLLNYAADLARGSDGRMWVLGDRTQAPSGAGYALENRTALARALPNLFGEIGVHRLSFFFRALQNRVLDLQYQLGQLESATRIVPHQKDNPHVVVLTPGPLNETYFEHAYIANYLGYTLVQGDDLTVWDGRVWLKSLGGLRPVDIILRRVDDIFCDPLELRQDSRLGVAGLLEVIRQGNVTVVNPPGSGVMENPSLMPFLPNIAKHLIGEDLRLPSVATWWCGEPKQRDYVLANLKQLVIKPIYRQPGGRPLFGSELSRAELDTLRAQINAEPHLYVGQEYIHFSTTPSLIDGKLKPRRAILRTFLFAEKNGYTVMPGGLTRCEGAKGELTVSIQGGGVSKDTWILAPEPEPHISLWQQRTGRIQTAGASEGLSSRAAENLFWVGRYAERAEGQARLLRIMLDKAKMGKMGLETSRLGQMSPSTLFTETLGEEAREVSELTYLRSMLRSLTGLTSSHPGFANKGEQSLENELLSIMLDTENNGSLVSTLQALVSAAYAVRDRWSTDTWRVMNNIENLCATLEKSIPEDGDTGKQILTDLVLQEAELASLDQLMIFLSALSGLNAESMTQTVGWISLDMGRRIERALLLIVLCRSSLVAVQDEWIEDLLLESVLAAAESLITYRSRYRAALHFPTVLELLLLDEDNPRSLLYQLKRLQEQIRVLPREKLGYRLSEEEQLILEALTQLQLSNTLDLAERSEHTTQRNGLEKLLVRLAQILVDTSDVLTHTYFSHIQRPQQLTTTDNL from the coding sequence ATGCAACGAGCAGATCTAAAAAATTGGAAGACAATTGGTGATAGTTATCACGCCGCTAAATCTGCTGATTTGTCTCACGACGAACAGATTGATGAAATGCTAAGTTGGGATAGGCAAATCAATCCGCATTGGCACGGCTTCATGCAAGCCTTGGACACACTTGGGCTTGCAGAGATGGAATCTCGTCACAAGGAGGTCCAGCGTTTGCTGCGTGAGAACGGTGTCACCTATGTCGTACATGGAGAACAGCAGGGACATCGACCCTGGGAATTGGACCCCATCCCGCTGATTATCTCAAACACAGATTGGGACACTATCTCCGCTGGGCTTACGCAGCGTGCAGAACTGCTGAACCTAATTTTGACGGATCTCTATGGAGAACGGCGTTTAATCAAAGAGCGGTTGATACCACCAGAAGCGGTTTATGCGCACGCAGGATTTTTGCGAGCCTGTGTTGGACTTATCCCGTCTGGATTCCCGTTCCTCTTGAACTATGCCGCCGATTTAGCGCGAGGATCGGACGGCAGAATGTGGGTGCTCGGTGACCGGACACAGGCACCATCGGGTGCGGGTTATGCGCTCGAAAATCGGACCGCTCTTGCGCGCGCACTGCCCAACCTCTTTGGCGAAATCGGTGTTCATCGACTCTCCTTTTTCTTTCGCGCCTTACAGAACAGGGTTTTAGACCTACAATATCAACTTGGACAACTTGAAAGTGCCACACGTATTGTCCCACATCAAAAAGACAACCCACATGTCGTTGTGCTAACGCCTGGTCCGCTTAATGAAACCTACTTCGAGCACGCCTATATCGCAAATTACCTCGGTTACACCTTGGTACAAGGCGACGATCTGACAGTATGGGACGGGCGTGTCTGGTTAAAATCGCTTGGAGGCTTACGTCCGGTTGATATTATTCTGCGTCGAGTCGATGACATTTTCTGTGATCCGTTGGAACTCCGACAAGACTCTCGACTTGGGGTCGCAGGCTTGCTGGAAGTGATTCGACAAGGAAACGTAACGGTAGTAAACCCGCCGGGCAGCGGTGTTATGGAAAACCCAAGTCTGATGCCGTTCCTACCGAATATTGCAAAACATTTAATAGGCGAAGACCTTCGTCTTCCCTCTGTCGCAACGTGGTGGTGCGGGGAACCCAAACAGCGAGACTATGTGCTGGCGAATCTTAAGCAGTTAGTTATCAAACCCATTTATCGTCAACCCGGTGGGCGACCCTTATTTGGCAGTGAACTCAGTCGTGCTGAACTCGACACACTCCGCGCGCAGATCAATGCTGAGCCACACCTCTATGTCGGGCAGGAATATATTCACTTCTCCACAACACCTTCACTCATTGATGGGAAACTAAAACCTCGCCGCGCGATTCTGAGAACTTTCCTATTTGCAGAAAAAAACGGGTATACCGTGATGCCAGGCGGACTGACCCGTTGTGAAGGTGCGAAAGGCGAATTGACAGTCTCAATCCAAGGTGGTGGCGTTAGTAAGGACACGTGGATCCTCGCGCCTGAACCGGAACCGCATATCAGTTTATGGCAACAACGAACCGGACGCATACAAACTGCTGGTGCCTCAGAAGGTTTGTCAAGCCGGGCAGCTGAAAACCTATTTTGGGTCGGACGTTATGCGGAACGCGCAGAGGGACAAGCAAGACTGCTCCGAATTATGCTGGATAAAGCCAAGATGGGCAAGATGGGCTTAGAGACATCACGCTTAGGACAAATGTCCCCTTCTACGCTCTTCACTGAGACCCTTGGCGAAGAAGCGAGGGAAGTATCTGAACTCACTTATCTCCGCAGTATGCTCCGCTCTCTGACTGGCTTGACCTCGTCACACCCGGGTTTTGCGAATAAAGGGGAACAATCGTTAGAAAACGAACTGCTCTCAATCATGCTCGACACAGAAAACAACGGTAGTTTAGTGTCAACGCTTCAAGCACTCGTTAGTGCTGCGTACGCAGTCCGTGACCGCTGGTCCACGGACACTTGGCGTGTGATGAACAATATTGAAAATCTATGCGCTACGCTCGAAAAAAGCATCCCTGAAGATGGAGATACAGGCAAACAGATACTGACAGATCTCGTGTTGCAAGAGGCGGAATTGGCTTCACTCGATCAACTCATGATTTTTCTCTCCGCATTGAGCGGGCTTAATGCCGAAAGTATGACGCAGACGGTTGGCTGGATTAGCTTAGATATGGGACGACGTATCGAACGCGCCCTCCTTCTCATCGTGCTGTGTCGTTCAAGCCTTGTCGCTGTGCAAGACGAGTGGATCGAAGATCTGCTGCTTGAATCTGTCCTCGCCGCTGCTGAAAGTCTCATCACCTATCGTAGCCGCTACCGTGCAGCCCTGCACTTTCCGACAGTACTTGAGTTGCTACTGCTTGATGAAGATAATCCGCGTTCTCTCCTCTATCAACTCAAACGACTTCAGGAGCAGATTCGCGTGCTTCCGAGAGAAAAACTTGGGTATCGGCTCAGTGAAGAGGAGCAACTTATTTTGGAGGCATTAACGCAGCTCCAACTTTCCAATACCCTTGATCTCGCCGAGCGTTCGGAGCACACAACACAACGGAATGGATTAGAAAAACTCCTGGTCCGTCTCGCACAAATACTCGTTGATACTTCTGATGTCCTGACGCATACCTATTTCAGCCATATTCAAAGACCTCAACAGTTAACGACAACTGATAACCTATGA
- the tpiA gene encoding triose-phosphate isomerase: MRTPIIAGNWKLNKTVSEAIALTTALKASVVDVNGVEIIVAPTFTALAAVSDVITDSNIRLSAQDVYSEDSGAFTGEVSAPMLKDVGCDYVIIGHSERRQYFGETNESVNQKVKAALAHGLKPIICVGELLEEREAGRTEAVIEDHVTGGIASLAAAELLSCVIAYEPVWAIGTGKTATPDQAQEVHNFIRGLLAKLYSAEVASQIRIQYGGSVKPENASELMAQPDVDGALVGGASLEAESFAQIVKFDS, translated from the coding sequence ATGAGAACACCTATCATTGCAGGGAATTGGAAACTTAACAAAACGGTTTCGGAAGCAATCGCGCTCACAACGGCATTAAAGGCATCGGTTGTTGATGTTAACGGTGTCGAAATTATTGTCGCGCCAACTTTTACGGCACTTGCTGCGGTTAGCGATGTGATAACAGACAGCAATATACGTCTCTCAGCACAGGATGTCTATTCAGAGGATAGCGGGGCGTTTACCGGCGAGGTCTCCGCGCCAATGCTCAAGGATGTCGGGTGCGACTACGTCATTATTGGTCACTCGGAACGGCGGCAATACTTCGGTGAGACGAATGAGAGTGTGAATCAGAAAGTGAAAGCGGCGTTAGCACATGGACTAAAACCGATTATCTGTGTCGGTGAACTACTTGAAGAACGGGAAGCCGGACGGACAGAAGCGGTCATTGAAGACCATGTTACGGGTGGCATTGCGAGTTTAGCCGCTGCCGAGTTGTTATCTTGTGTTATTGCCTATGAACCCGTTTGGGCGATTGGCACTGGAAAAACCGCTACGCCTGACCAAGCACAAGAGGTTCACAACTTCATTCGAGGGCTGCTGGCAAAGTTGTACTCAGCAGAAGTCGCGTCGCAGATACGCATTCAATACGGCGGGAGTGTTAAACCGGAGAATGCATCGGAATTGATGGCACAACCGGATGTAGATGGTGCTCTTGTCGGTGGTGCAAGTCTTGAGGCGGAATCGTTTGCGCAAATTGTGAAGTTTGACTCATAG
- a CDS encoding transglutaminase family protein: MNYKIIHKTEYSYTHPVSLCYNEARLTPRNYAYQHCSDSQFTVEPEPRECRERQDFFGNTVYYFTIQQPHNQLTVTVTSRVDVRSGEMQLNFAEHLAWEDIRQQLQTDQDPETLEIRQYILNSPMIPAMSELRAYAEQSFTSGRPLLEAVEDLSTRLYTDFIYDPDFTTIATPLADVLKYRRGVCQDFAHLGIGCLRALGFAARYVSGYIETEPLPGKKPLSGADESHAWFSVYLPQLGWVDFDPTNNQMPADQHITVAWGRDYTDVTPLKGVVFGSGTHELSVSVDCKRVF, translated from the coding sequence ATGAACTATAAGATTATCCATAAGACCGAATACAGCTATACCCACCCTGTGAGTCTCTGTTATAACGAAGCGCGTTTGACTCCACGGAATTATGCGTATCAGCATTGTAGTGACAGTCAATTCACTGTTGAACCTGAACCGAGGGAGTGTCGAGAACGTCAGGACTTTTTCGGAAACACCGTCTACTATTTCACAATCCAGCAGCCCCACAATCAACTCACCGTTACAGTCACAAGTCGTGTGGATGTCAGAAGTGGAGAGATGCAACTGAATTTCGCTGAGCATCTCGCTTGGGAGGATATTCGCCAGCAGCTCCAAACGGATCAGGATCCAGAAACTCTGGAGATACGGCAGTACATTCTTAATTCGCCAATGATTCCAGCGATGTCCGAACTCCGTGCTTATGCCGAGCAATCGTTTACCAGCGGACGACCATTACTGGAAGCCGTTGAAGATTTAAGCACCCGCCTCTACACCGATTTCATCTATGACCCTGATTTCACAACAATAGCGACCCCACTCGCAGATGTGCTAAAATACCGTCGCGGGGTCTGTCAAGACTTCGCGCATCTCGGCATTGGCTGCTTACGCGCCTTAGGATTCGCCGCCCGTTACGTCAGCGGCTATATTGAGACAGAGCCACTACCTGGCAAAAAACCGTTATCGGGAGCTGATGAATCCCACGCATGGTTTTCTGTCTATCTCCCACAGCTCGGTTGGGTGGATTTTGATCCAACGAACAACCAGATGCCCGCCGATCAACACATCACTGTCGCTTGGGGCAGGGACTATACGGATGTAACCCCATTGAAAGGGGTCGTCTTCGGGAGCGGCACCCATGAATTATCTGTCTCGGTAGATTGCAAACGGGTTTTTTAA